DNA sequence from the Nicotiana tomentosiformis chromosome 3, ASM39032v3, whole genome shotgun sequence genome:
attataattataatttaaagTGTAAAATATGATTTAACAAGAAATTcatttggttgaaaaagaaaagTAGCTAAGTGTCTCATTTACGATGGAAAGCACTTACCAGACTCTATAGATTCAACAGGAAAATCCACTGCATCTTGTGTTTCAGTAACTAAATGTGCCTTCCTGCAGATTCACCAAATCCAGCTTCTTTCCCAACGAACTTTTAATTTTATTGACTTCATTTCCTGCAACTTCGATAATTTCATTTTTACCATGGATCTCCTATCAAATTTTGTGTTATATTGAAAATCAACTGGTGCAAACTGGTCAAAAGATACAAGGAGAGAGCCGCCAGAAATGTCACTTTCAGAGGTCTACATTCGAATTAGCATTCTTGACTATCCACAGGTGCTTCAAGATCTTCTGAAGGGAAAGTCTCTTTGAGAAGTTGTCCGCAAGAACTGGACAAGCAAATGTAATATCGTTATGCATTCTTCTTCACCAAATTGACGCAAACATACCTTCTAATAAACTTACTTTCTTTTTTTCACCTCTAATAAGCTTACCTGACTAATGAGATTCTTAGCTTCAGAGACATCATGTGTTATCTATAAACAACAAACATTAGACGCTGCATCCCCTAGTGATTGTGTCGGAAATTCATGAAAATTTAGCAAATGAGacacaattatatatataaaaaaaagattATAGCTCATGAATTGTGCTCACATGACAGGAGCAAATATAATTATAAACACAAACGATATCATAAAAATTAGAAGTATCAGCAGTGTACTATTGTCTCTCTCTCGCTCTCTTTCCATTTTCGTTTCTCATTTCTACATTTTGCCAAATCAGTTTCATTTCCAACAACTTGAGGGACCTATGAGTAGTGAATAAAGGAAAATTAAATTGATCAacttagtttatgagaaattcataTCCAGTAAAGAACAATTAGAAGCAATAAGGAAATTTGTTTTTGCTACCTGCATTTTCCCCCTGTTTACACACTTATAAGGAGGAAAAAGAGGGAGGTGAGAAAGAAAAGCGGTACCTGTGTGTCCTCGTCTGGGCCAACGATATCATATTCAACTCTTAGTGCTTCCATGCAAGAGGTACACATGTTTGCTTTGATATTTCCATGCAAGAGGTACACACGTTTGCTTTGATCAAGCTGATTACCTCTAAGGCCATTTTCTTGTAACAAGATCGTCTTTCTTTGTCCAGTTGAACGATTTCTTACATAGCAATATATCACTCCGGACATATAACCCGCACAACGTATCTGAAATAGTAGTAATTAGTGAAATAAAAAATCTTATAAACTATCGAAGTAATTCCATCTCCTACAGGAAGAAACATTTACAATGCTAATATCCTAGAAACCTAGGAATAATACTTACTTTAAATATGGTAGACTTGAGTTCCTACGAAAATTAAAGTTATTTTATAGATTTATAAGAGTGAGCCTCTTCTGTGGAATAACTTAATCATGTATAGAAACATAATCAATTCATCAACCACATGAGAGTTGTATGTAGTCTTTCCCACAGAATAACCAAAATATCTATGCCTCAAGATGTCATTAACCAAAAAGCAGAAAAGGTTCAGACTACTCCATTATTGAGTGCAGCTATGGTCATTTTCCACCAAAACTTATTAACAGATTGATCTAACAATCGCAGAAGGAAAGCATGTCATAATAACACTGTAATGGAAATGAATTAACAACTAATGACCCCTTCATTCAACTTCAAAAAATTGAAGTCCAAAGAAAAAGGGAAGAATAGAAAAACTTAAGCATGTCAAATACGAACTTAATCTTTTATAAGTAAATAATAGTAGTTATATTAGAGAAGTAAAAGCAATACAAATGGATAAAAGGAACTATATTTCTAGGGACAAATTAGTGACTGCTAAAAAACTGGCTCTCTAAATTCTCCGTTTTATTTTCAGCTACATACAGATAACTAACTATGATAATAAGGGAAACGATAAAAcctaatataataaaatttatctAACTTGTTGGAAAATATAGATCAATATTAACTTTTTCAGAATTGCATAACTGACCTTGTGAAATTTTGTTCAGATAGCCTTTCTCTATTCTCAATAAGTTCTTAATACCATTACCTGCTACgaaattgataaaaaataatcAATGAGTAAATACATGTGCAGAATCAGTTAACAGAAGAGCATTGACTCAGGAAATACTGTAATAGCCCTTcattaaaaaagaaaattaattctAAGGGAGTCAATCGGGATAGAGGACAAAGGAgaagaaggaaaattctcacAACAATAGCCCACTGAAGTCCTCTTAGATCTGCAAATCGTCTCGATCTCTAAGAGGTCATTTGAGGCAATTTGGATGGAAAGAAGCAATTTGACACTAATATTTTGCAGAATATAAATTACTCAACTTACAATAGACTTCAGTCCCaatgtttgaattggagggtgatcgATGGATGACCTGCAAGTAGACAAACACCATAGCCATGTCCAGTTCAATTGCATCGGAAGATGAAGAACTTATTGAATCAAAACTTTGTACGTTGTCCGAATAGAATCCACGTATACACTGATAACCTAAAATACAAACACGTATGTAGCTATTAGGTTAAATGACTATAATGCcctaaatttaaattttaatgaCCACTAAGCAGCCATATCGAAACCCTTTCTCTTCTAATATGCTAGGTGGGGACCAACATTGTAAATTAAATAGTAGCTGGCGCATTCTTTTATCTGCCTTTGAACAGATTTGCTATAGTACAGCACCAAGATAACCTGTTATGAATCCAAATGCATGAATCATACTGTGATCAGGGTGATACTAGAAAGGTTATTTTGAATCACACGCGATGATATTAGAAACCAAAAGGTTTATCAGGGTGATACTGTGATCCAATTAAACACTTTATGTTAATTATTCTTTACACATATGGAGATTAGACACaaaataaaataccaaaataggCAACTGgattaaatggccataacttcaTAGAAACATATTTGCCTTCCTCCCCCTCCCTCCTCACATTTCCATGTGTAAACCAAAAGTTAAAAGGGGATTCAAATATATAGCGAGAGTGAATGCTATTAAAACGATTAGGAGCAAATAATTTATAAGAAAACGCCATTTTTCCCTTGTGGGTATAATAATCATAATCTGCATGGGGAATTTTTTTATAGAGAAAGGAATACCTGAAGAGCAAGGCGTCTTCAGTCATTTTTCACTACAGATTCAAAAGCACCAGGTTGAATCCTCAAGAT
Encoded proteins:
- the LOC117277243 gene encoding uncharacterized protein isoform X1, with amino-acid sequence MVGPIVSTRKYQGQILRGRLRNIMAKDGPRWRKTCYQCIRGFYSDNVQSFDSISSSSSDAIELDMAMVFVYLQVIHRSPSNSNIGTEVYSGNGIKNLLRIEKGYLNKISQDTLCGLYVRSDILLCKKSFNWTKKDDLVTRKWP
- the LOC117277243 gene encoding uncharacterized protein isoform X3 encodes the protein MAKDGPRWRKTCYQCIRGFYSDNVQSFDSISSSSSDAIELDMAMVFVYLQVIHRSPSNSNIGTEVYSGNGIKNLLRIEKGYLNKISQDTLCGLYVRSDILLCKKSFNWTKKDDLVTRKWP
- the LOC117277243 gene encoding uncharacterized protein isoform X2, which codes for MVGPIVSTRKYQGQILRGRLRNIMAKDGPRWRKTCYQCIRGFYSDNVQSFDSISSSSSDAIELDMAMVFVYLQVIHRSPSNSNIGTEVYCNGIKNLLRIEKGYLNKISQDTLCGLYVRSDILLCKKSFNWTKKDDLVTRKWP